The Syntrophorhabdaceae bacterium genome contains the following window.
GGGAAGATACCGAAACCGATGTTACTCCCCGATACGGTATGGATCAATAGGCCGGTATTAAAGAGTGATGGGAAGATACACTAAATGTTTTGCAAAAGTGTCTCATTTTCATTGACATGTTCCGTCTTTGGCGAAGATGCTCAGGTACATGATAAGTCTGTTGGTCGTGCTAGTATGAATGTATTCGAGAAGCTTAAGCAAGAATGTAAGAGATACCAATTCAGATTCAGACAAGCGCTCGGCAAACAGGAGATAAATGAGAAGCTAAACTCAATTGATAAGCGATTGGGAGAAACTCTTTTCGTAAAAGAGTCAAAGATCAAACCCGATGGAGGAATTATCGAGGTTCAGGACAAAGATAATAAATGGCGGGTAGTTTTAGTTAGCGAAGCAAAGTTTCAGGGGAAAGATGTTGAAAACATTAAGGCAGGGGTACTTGTTGGGAAGGACAAAGATCAAGAGTTAATGGTAGCGGGGAATGCAATTGAAAGAGTTTACAAAAACATTAATGAAATTAGGAACTTCATGCTGGACGAATATCATTTCCCGTATGCAGTATTCTTGCAAGGCTCGAACTTTGCAACCGAAACTTTTCAGGTATTCAAACCCGACGGTTCTTTTGTGGAAATTAGACATGACTCGGGTGCAATGAACAGAATTGACAGGGTAACAGCGGCGAATTATTGCATGAAGATTAACAACAACTACTGTAAAAATATCTTTATAGGTCATAATAACTCGTCCATCATGCTTCAAGCAGCTTCCATATACGCAAGATGCGAACCTTGGAAAGAGGATGAAATGCAACAGATTATGATGGATATTGCAAAGACATCCATAGGAATTTTAAATCAGTTGGGGTAGCGTTGCGCTAGTCGTGGCAAGTTCACAGGCCGCCGCTGGTTATGCTAAGCGTTACACTACATTTCTATCCATAATCCGCGGTTCTTCGTAGTATGCCTTACACTCGCTTAGTAGGTGATATACGTAACAAAATCTGCTGATATAATCAAACAAATTCAAATTAATCAAAATACCCCTTGACAAAACCGCTATCGTTCTGTAAAAGTTAATATATGGTTATACAAAAGTTATATAACATTTTATTGATTGAGGTGAAAAATGAGAAAAAAGCACATTAAGACGTTCTCGGTAGATGAGAATATTTACAGTGAACTGGTAGAGATATTCAAGAAAGGCGGATCAGAAGTCAGCCTGTCCTATTTCGTGGATAAGTGCCTAAAAGACCTTCACCGGTATCTTAAGCATATAGAAGAAGAAAAGGGTAAGTCAGATCAATACACTGTGCCCATGTCATTCATCATTGAAGAAGTAGTGAAGGCGCCTATCATAAGCCTCAATGATGAAATACCTTTGCCTGGGATGTCTGAAGACGTTCTTACGGAGATTGATGAATGGAATGCGGAATATGAAGCAAGGAAAATGCACATCCCGCGTATTTTCTACCGGATGGTAAAATCAGGGAAGTTTGAGCTCTCACCGGATAGAAAATATGTGACGAATATAAAGACCAGGGTTAAGTACACGTTGGATCAATTTGGAGAAATTGTAGATATAAAAGACGAGGAAGTACAAAAAAGAAAAAGGGGCGGTAGTAGATAACATTGACACAGTTACTTGAACAAAATACA
Protein-coding sequences here:
- a CDS encoding EcoRI family type II restriction endonuclease, translating into MFCKSVSFSLTCSVFGEDAQVHDKSVGRASMNVFEKLKQECKRYQFRFRQALGKQEINEKLNSIDKRLGETLFVKESKIKPDGGIIEVQDKDNKWRVVLVSEAKFQGKDVENIKAGVLVGKDKDQELMVAGNAIERVYKNINEIRNFMLDEYHFPYAVFLQGSNFATETFQVFKPDGSFVEIRHDSGAMNRIDRVTAANYCMKINNNYCKNIFIGHNNSSIMLQAASIYARCEPWKEDEMQQIMMDIAKTSIGILNQLG